The sequence below is a genomic window from Flagellimonas marinaquae.
ATTTTTAAACGAAAATTTGGGCCGTTACCCCCATGGCAACCTATTGGTCAGCGAGTTCGACTATAGCAAATCACCTTTATATGGCATAAGCCAACTCCCTTCATTTATTAGGCCGTACGAGGAGCAATTTCAGTTTGAAATGAAGTTCCTAAAAACGGCCATCCGCAATTATCTGAAAGAGTCTTTGTACCTAAATCCGCGCGAAGAACGCTGGGTGAACGATGCAATCGGTTACTACCTTATGATAAAATATGTGGAAGAGTACTATCCCGATCAAAAACTGGCAGGAAAGCTATCACGAATTTGGGGCATAAAGAACTTTCATTTTGCACAAATGGATTTTAATGAGCAATACGCACTATTTAGTATGCTCTCGGCAAGGAAAAACATCGATCAGGCCCTGACCACCCGAAACGATTCCCTAATCAAATTCAACCAAAAGATCGCGAATAGTTACAAGGCCGGGCTGGGCATGTCCTATTTATCGGCCTATTTGGGCGAGAAAAAAGTGGACAGTACCGTACTTGATTTTTATCAGAACCATAAACTGAAACAATACGTATCCGCTAAAGATTTTCATAACACAATCAAAAAATATGCGGATAAAGAAGTGGATTGGTTCTTTGATTCTTATGTGAACACGGACAAAAAAATCGATTTCAAAATCAAAAAAATCAAAAAAACAGAGGATTCCATCACTTTTGTACTAAAGAACAAACGAGGAACCAATGTGCCCATATCCGTTTTTGGGCTCGAAAAGGATTCCGTGGTTTCGCAATATTGGTTTTCCGGAATTGATACCACCAAGAGCGTTACCATACCAAGACAAGGTGAAGATCGTTTAGTGCTGAACTATGATCAAAAAATACCTGAGTTCAACCAAAGGGACAATTGGAAAACCTTGAACGGTTTTTTTTCCAGTAACAAAAAGCTCAAGTTTCAATTTTTCAAGGATACGGAAGACCCCTATTACAACCAGATATTTTATGTGCCCATAGTCAACTTTAATTTATACGACGGGATAACCCCAGGATTACGCCTCTATAACAAAACCTTTTTGGAACGCCCTTTCCAATACGATATTTCCCCGACGTATTCCTTTTTGGAGCGCACCTTGGTGGGAAAGGCCAGTTTACGCTATCGCAAGTACCATAACAAAACTGGATTGTTTGTAACCAATTATTCGTTTTCCACATCTACATCGCACTTTCAGGAAAATTCCAGATTTACCACATTGACACCTGCCGTTAGTTTTGGGTGGCGACCGGACGACCTTTTATCCAACCGAAGACAATACTTATTGTTCAGGTACAGGAACGTTTTTAGGAATATAGACGAGAATTTGGAAGGCCAATTGGACACGGAACCCGACTATGGTGTTATGAATGTTCGGTTTACCGATGTGGACAATAACATTTTGAATTATTCCTCTTGGTTTATTGATGCCCAACATTCCAGTGACTTCACTAAAGTTGCGTTTGAATGGGAATACAGAAAACTGTTCCAA
It includes:
- a CDS encoding metalloprotease, whose product is MATLDGPTHQIRIRQHFTYVNQSDKGLSTLYFNDWNHAYSNKNTALAKRFAEEFNRSLHLAKDRERGKTTIRTIVDQNYAGLDWNRIGNMDYIAVSLNEVLKPGESIQLFFTYTIRLPDAKFTGYGHLNNQGFNLKDWYFTPAVFDDDWKLYNNINLDDLYTDVTDTRINFTYPEDLFLASNYRTSNISNFPGGHHVQLLGDNRKNCEIILTADDRFTKHVTEHVTITTDIESNKYGEIAQGISINKVSQFLNENLGRYPHGNLLVSEFDYSKSPLYGISQLPSFIRPYEEQFQFEMKFLKTAIRNYLKESLYLNPREERWVNDAIGYYLMIKYVEEYYPDQKLAGKLSRIWGIKNFHFAQMDFNEQYALFSMLSARKNIDQALTTRNDSLIKFNQKIANSYKAGLGMSYLSAYLGEKKVDSTVLDFYQNHKLKQYVSAKDFHNTIKKYADKEVDWFFDSYVNTDKKIDFKIKKIKKTEDSITFVLKNKRGTNVPISVFGLEKDSVVSQYWFSGIDTTKSVTIPRQGEDRLVLNYDQKIPEFNQRDNWKTLNGFFSSNKKLKFQFFKDTEDPYYNQIFYVPIVNFNLYDGITPGLRLYNKTFLERPFQYDISPTYSFLERTLVGKASLRYRKYHNKTGLFVTNYSFSTSTSHFQENSRFTTLTPAVSFGWRPDDLLSNRRQYLLFRYRNVFRNIDENLEGQLDTEPDYGVMNVRFTDVDNNILNYSSWFIDAQHSSDFTKVAFEWEYRKLFQSNRQLNLRVYAGKFLRNTTESDFFSFALDRPTDYMFDLNYLGRSESSGIYSQQVIIAEGGFKSKLENPYANDWIATTNASTNIWRWVEAYGDLGFIKNKGQNTRFVYDSGVRLNLVTDYFELYFPVYSNRGWEIAQDNYEERIRFIVTISPKTLIGLFTRKWF